TAAGGCTGAATTTGAGAAAATAAAAAGAGAGTTTTTAAGTTATGTAGTTACTATTCCTAAAGATGCAGCTAAAGATCAATTAGAGGAAGACCAGTTGGAAAAGACATTTAATTTAATTGATTTTGCTCAAGTTAATGGTAATTATAGTGTTTATAGTAAGGAAACAGGATTTAAAAGAGATAAAACAGAAGTAGACACTTTTTTCTAGAAGGAGAACTAATTATGCCTGAAATTAAAAAAGCAGTATTAGAATTTGATTTAAAAGAAAAGTTGTCACTGAACTATGGTCATAAATTACGTGGTTTTTTTGCTAATAAGTTTGAAAATGTATTGTTCCATCATCATAAAGAAAATGGTGACTTGAAATATTCTTATCCTCTAATTCAGTATAAGATTATAAATGGAAAGCCAACTGTAATTGGCTTGGATAAAGGAGCTAAATTAGTGGGGGATAAATTTTTAGATGTAGAGAATTTAACTTTAGCTGGTAAGAAGTATACTCAAATAGAAAAAAGATTGAATGTTATTGATGAAGAGATGAAGGTGGTAACGAATTTAGAAATGCCAAAATTTAAATATAAATTTTATTCGCCTTGGATGGGACTGAATCAAACAAATTATAAAAAGTATTTAAATGAGATTAAAAATGGAGATTGTAATAGGCAGAGAGAATTTTTTAAAAAGATTATAATAGGTAACATTTTAACTTTTGCTAAGGGAGTTAATTGGTGGATTGAGAATACAATAAAAGTAGTGCCTAATTTAGATCCAATTGATGTTAAATTTAAAAATAAAGATATGACAGGATTCACAGGAGAATTTTGTTCCAATGTTTCTTTACCTCAATATATTGGATTAGGAAAATCAACAGCTCGTGGATTTGGTACTATAATTAAAGAAGAAATTATTTAATGGGTTTAATTTATAAAAGATACCCGAGGTGGTATTATGCAATTAGTGATTAATACTTACGGAAGTTATCTTCATCGAGATAAAGGATGCTTTGAATTGAAGTCAGATGGAGAGAAGACTAAAGTATCTACTAAGAAAGTAGATTCTATTCTAATAACTACTGGTGCTTCAATTAGTACTGATGCTATAAAGCTGGCTTTGGATAATAATATTGAGATTCAATTTCTTGATCAACATGGACGCTCTGTTGGTAAAGTATGGCATTCTAAACTTGGCAGTACGACTTATATTAGAAGAAGGCAGTTAGAAATAACAGAAACAGAAGAGGGAACTGAGCTGGTTAAAGAATGGATACTTAGAAAGATAGATAATTGTATAGAGCATTTGAATGATTTGGGATTAAGGAGAAGTGAAGAAAAGAAAGATTATGTAAATGATTTGGTCCAAGAAATTAAAGATTTAAAAAATAAATTAAAAAGAACAACAGGAATGATAGATGAAGTAAGAAATAGTTTAATGGGCTATGAAGGTAATATAGGACGAAAGTATTTTGCAGGCTTAAGCTATTTAATACCAGAGAGATATGAATTTTCAGGTAGGAGTTTTAGACCGGCTGAAGATGAATTTAATTCTCTTCTAAACTATGGTTATGGAGTATTATATTCTAAGGTTGAGAAGGCTTGCATTATTGCTGGATTAGATCCTTATGTAGGTATTTTGCATACTGATGACTACAATAAAAAATCCTTCGTTTTTGATGTTATTGAACCCTATCGTCATCATATTGATCGGATAGTAATGAAGTTATTTAGTAGAAAGAAAGTGAGAAAATCTTATTTTGATGAGATTCATGGTGGGGTGACTCTCAATGAAGAGGGGAAAAAGCTGCTGATTAAAAATCTAAATGAATATTTTGATAAAAGGATTAGATATGATGGCAGAGATATAAAAATTAATGATAGTATTCAGTATGATTTGCATAAGATTGCAAATCGATTAATAGAGAAGTAGATTAAAATTAGTGAAGGAGTTGTAACTATGTTAGTTTGGTTTGTTTATGATATAGTTGAAGACAGACCACGAAGGAAAATTGGTGATAAGGCTATTGAATTGGGATTACAGCGGGTACAGAAGTCAGTTTTTTTAGGAAATGTAGAAGAAACAACTGCCGATGAATTACTACTTTATTCTGAAGAATTAATTAATCCTGATGAAGATTCGGTCTATATGTTTCCGATGTGTCAAGAGGATTTCAAAAAAATTGAAATCCTAGGCGAGGCTTTTAATAAGGCTATGGCTAATGATGAACTCAAAACTATGTTTTTATAGTAGGTGGTTGTTATGAATGAAGAGATAAGTATTACTCCCTCGGAAGTAATTGAATATATGTATTGTCCTAGGTTTATTTATTTTATGTTATATTTGAAGATTCCACAGCGTGAAGAACAGAGATATAAGGTGCAGCGGGGAAAAGAAGTTCATGATAGGAAAACAAGGATTAATAAAAAATATTTAAGGAAGAAAATAGGAGTTAAAGAGAAATTAATTAATCAGAAATTAAGTTCTAATAAGTATAATATTCATGGAGTAATTGATGAAATATTATTTTTGAAAGATGGTACAGCCGCTTCACTGGATTATAAATTTGCTAAAGATAAGGGTAGATTATATAATACATATAAGTATCAAGCTGTAATGTATAGTATGTTAATTTCAGATAATTATGATATTAAAGCTAATAAAGCATTTATAGTTTATATTAGAAGCAAGAACAAATTAAAAGAGATAACTATAACTAAAAATGATTTCAAGAAAGTAAAGAAAGTATTAGAAGAAATAATTCAAATAATAAAGAAGGGATATTATCCAAAATCGACTTCTTATCAAAAAAGGTGTAGAGATTGTTGCTATCGAAATATATGTATTAAGTAATTAGATAATGAAAGTAAGGTAATTAAAGGCAGGAAGTTCAGTGGTTTTATCTAAATAAATAGATAAAGGATAGAGTTATTACGACGGTAAATTATTGATGTATAAATATACGGACTTTGATAATCCCCATAATAACAAGCTTAGTACAGTGTCAAAATTCGCGGCAAACTGTTAAAAATAAGCCGAAATGTATAGATATG
The genomic region above belongs to Sporohalobacter salinus and contains:
- a CDS encoding CRISPR-associated endonuclease Cas6, producing the protein MPEIKKAVLEFDLKEKLSLNYGHKLRGFFANKFENVLFHHHKENGDLKYSYPLIQYKIINGKPTVIGLDKGAKLVGDKFLDVENLTLAGKKYTQIEKRLNVIDEEMKVVTNLEMPKFKYKFYSPWMGLNQTNYKKYLNEIKNGDCNRQREFFKKIIIGNILTFAKGVNWWIENTIKVVPNLDPIDVKFKNKDMTGFTGEFCSNVSLPQYIGLGKSTARGFGTIIKEEII
- the cas1 gene encoding CRISPR-associated endonuclease Cas1, which codes for MQLVINTYGSYLHRDKGCFELKSDGEKTKVSTKKVDSILITTGASISTDAIKLALDNNIEIQFLDQHGRSVGKVWHSKLGSTTYIRRRQLEITETEEGTELVKEWILRKIDNCIEHLNDLGLRRSEEKKDYVNDLVQEIKDLKNKLKRTTGMIDEVRNSLMGYEGNIGRKYFAGLSYLIPERYEFSGRSFRPAEDEFNSLLNYGYGVLYSKVEKACIIAGLDPYVGILHTDDYNKKSFVFDVIEPYRHHIDRIVMKLFSRKKVRKSYFDEIHGGVTLNEEGKKLLIKNLNEYFDKRIRYDGRDIKINDSIQYDLHKIANRLIEK
- the cas2 gene encoding CRISPR-associated endonuclease Cas2, which translates into the protein MLVWFVYDIVEDRPRRKIGDKAIELGLQRVQKSVFLGNVEETTADELLLYSEELINPDEDSVYMFPMCQEDFKKIEILGEAFNKAMANDELKTMFL
- the cas4 gene encoding CRISPR-associated protein Cas4, translating into MNEEISITPSEVIEYMYCPRFIYFMLYLKIPQREEQRYKVQRGKEVHDRKTRINKKYLRKKIGVKEKLINQKLSSNKYNIHGVIDEILFLKDGTAASLDYKFAKDKGRLYNTYKYQAVMYSMLISDNYDIKANKAFIVYIRSKNKLKEITITKNDFKKVKKVLEEIIQIIKKGYYPKSTSYQKRCRDCCYRNICIK